Proteins encoded together in one Kitasatospora albolonga window:
- a CDS encoding oxidoreductase has translation MLSYEELTPPERELWDAFPEGRRVDLRTGTAESDDPVAGAGWGAERTVRAAVVAMLLLGAHDGDRGSGTVASLRLAGARVTGRLDLSGAEVSHLFSLVGCRLEEPVRLYGATTRTVVITDSWVPGVDCELARIGGDLDLRRSVVEGGSLNLINARMAGNLLVSDAEIAGTDEWAVLGGGLILEGSVFGQRLITRGGLRLPGAQLLSGLFLQGARLGDTEGVALAAEVMAASSVDCSQGFTAQGQVVLRSARIAGLLSFEDAHLNGDGIALDCVSMVVGELDHRPAAPPSGVVDLRSAQATWFRDSERSRPGKVLLDGFTYGGIRSAGGGSSVVRGGDEVSRRLDWVRRNPGYAPQPYEQLAAWYRKIGHDDDARRVLLAKQRHRRLGLSLPARLWGHLLDVTVGYGYRPWMAGVWLLALTLLGTLAFSTHEPRPVKEGEGSPFQPFVYTLDLLIPIGDLGQRSGWYWSEGGLQWLAYLLIAFGWVLTTALVAGVTRALQKS, from the coding sequence CGAGCTGTGGGACGCCTTCCCCGAAGGGCGTCGCGTCGATCTGCGTACGGGCACAGCCGAGTCGGACGATCCCGTCGCAGGGGCCGGGTGGGGGGCCGAACGTACCGTCCGTGCCGCCGTCGTGGCGATGCTGCTGCTCGGTGCGCACGACGGTGACCGGGGCTCCGGCACCGTGGCCTCCCTGCGGCTCGCGGGGGCCCGTGTCACCGGGCGTCTCGATCTGTCCGGGGCGGAGGTCTCGCACCTGTTCTCCCTGGTGGGCTGTCGGCTGGAGGAACCGGTGCGGCTGTACGGTGCCACCACCCGGACGGTCGTGATCACGGACAGCTGGGTTCCGGGGGTCGACTGCGAACTCGCCCGTATCGGGGGCGACCTGGATCTGCGGCGGTCCGTTGTCGAAGGCGGCTCCCTCAACCTCATCAACGCCCGCATGGCCGGGAACCTGCTGGTCTCGGACGCCGAGATCGCGGGCACGGACGAGTGGGCGGTGCTCGGCGGCGGCCTGATCCTGGAGGGCAGCGTCTTCGGGCAGCGGCTCATCACCCGGGGCGGACTGAGGCTGCCGGGCGCCCAGTTGCTCAGCGGGCTGTTCCTGCAAGGCGCACGGCTGGGGGACACCGAAGGCGTCGCGCTGGCCGCAGAGGTCATGGCCGCTTCGTCCGTGGACTGCTCCCAGGGGTTCACCGCCCAGGGGCAGGTGGTGCTGCGGAGCGCCCGCATAGCAGGTCTGCTGAGCTTCGAAGACGCTCATCTGAACGGGGACGGCATCGCCCTGGACTGTGTGTCGATGGTGGTGGGGGAGCTCGATCACCGGCCCGCCGCGCCGCCCTCGGGGGTGGTGGATCTCCGGTCCGCCCAGGCCACCTGGTTCCGGGACAGCGAGCGGTCCCGGCCAGGGAAGGTGCTCCTGGACGGGTTCACCTACGGGGGCATCCGGTCGGCCGGGGGTGGCTCGTCCGTGGTGCGTGGGGGCGACGAGGTGAGCCGTCGGCTGGACTGGGTGCGGCGGAATCCCGGCTACGCGCCACAGCCGTACGAGCAACTCGCCGCCTGGTACCGGAAGATCGGCCATGACGACGACGCCCGCCGCGTGCTGCTGGCCAAGCAGCGTCATCGGCGCCTGGGCCTCTCCCTGCCGGCGCGCCTGTGGGGGCACCTGCTCGACGTGACCGTGGGCTACGGCTACCGGCCCTGGATGGCCGGTGTCTGGCTCCTCGCGCTGACCCTGCTGGGCACGCTGGCCTTCAGTACGCACGAGCCCCGCCCGGTCAAGGAGGGCGAAGGCAGTCCGTTCCAGCCCTTCGTCTACACCCTCGACCTCCTGATCCCCATCGGTGACCTGGGGCAGCGCTCCGGGTGGTACTGGTCGGAGGGCGGTCTCCAGTGGCTGGCCTACCTGCTGATCGCCTTCGGCTGGGTGCTGACGACCGCCCTCGTCGCCGGGGTCACCCGCGCTCTCCAGAAGAGCTGA
- a CDS encoding cobalt-precorrin-6A reductase: MMHVKHVLVLGGTTEGRLLAERLAGDPRVRVTTSLAGRVAAPRLPPGDVRVGGFGGSDGLASWVREHRVDLLVDATHPFAATMSRNAAEAAARARVPLLALRRPGWVAQDGDRWHSVASLAEAAELLPALGERVFLTTGRMGLAAFAGAGLDALWFLVRSVDAPEPPCPRRMDMLLDRGPFELEGEREILRRHRIDVLVTKDSGGDATAPKLTAAREAGIPVVVVRRPPVPEGVPVAATPDEAVEWVVRRLYAEGSAGSG; this comes from the coding sequence ATGATGCACGTGAAGCATGTTCTTGTTCTGGGAGGGACCACCGAGGGGCGGCTGCTGGCCGAGCGCCTCGCCGGTGACCCGCGCGTCCGCGTCACCACCTCGCTCGCCGGGCGCGTGGCCGCTCCCCGGCTGCCGCCCGGTGATGTGCGCGTCGGTGGGTTCGGCGGGAGCGACGGGCTTGCCTCGTGGGTACGGGAGCACCGCGTCGATCTCCTCGTCGATGCCACCCACCCCTTCGCCGCCACCATGAGCCGGAACGCCGCCGAGGCCGCCGCCCGGGCCCGCGTTCCCCTCCTCGCCCTCCGTCGGCCCGGCTGGGTGGCCCAGGACGGCGACCGCTGGCACTCCGTCGCCTCCCTTGCCGAGGCCGCCGAGCTGCTGCCCGCACTCGGTGAGCGGGTCTTCCTCACCACCGGGCGGATGGGGCTCGCCGCCTTCGCGGGAGCGGGACTCGACGCGTTGTGGTTTCTCGTACGGTCCGTCGACGCGCCGGAGCCGCCCTGCCCTCGGAGGATGGACATGCTGCTCGACCGGGGGCCGTTCGAGCTGGAGGGGGAGCGGGAGATTCTGCGTCGCCACCGCATCGACGTTCTCGTCACCAAGGACAGCGGCGGCGACGCCACCGCGCCCAAGCTCACCGCCGCCCGTGAGGCCGGGATTCCCGTCGTGGTCGTGCGGCGGCCACCCGTACCGGAAGGGGTGCCGGTGGCCGCCACACCCGACGAGGCCGTGGAGTGGGTCGTGCGGAGGCTTTACGCGGAGGGCTCCGCGGGCTCCGGGTAG
- a CDS encoding precorrin-3B C(17)-methyltransferase: protein MKDTSTGRLYGVGLGPGDPDLMTLRAVRAIGEADVIAYHSARHGRSIARSIAAAHLRPDHIEEPLVYPVTTETTDHPGGYRGALEEFYEKAAARLAAHLDAGRTVAVLAEGDPMFYGSYMHMHKRLADRYATDVIPGVTSVSAAAARLGTPLVEGEEILTILPGTLPEEELTARLAATDTAVVMKLGRTFPAVRGAFEASGRLAEARYVERATMAGERTGDLADIDPASVPYFSVAVLPSRIDAPRPSGRPGSGEVAVVGTGPAGPLWLTPETRGALAAADALVGYTTYLDRVPVRPGQARHGSDNKVESERAEFALDLARRGHRVAVVSGGDPGVFAMATAVLEVASQEEYAEIPVRVLPGVTAANAAAARAGAPLGHDYATISLSDRLKPWEVIAERLRAAASADLVLALYNPGSKSRTWQVAKARDLLLEHRSPDTPVVLARDVGGPTESVRTVRLADVDPAEVDMRTLLIVGSSQTRWVRRGESGSSIVWTPRRYPEPAEPSA from the coding sequence GTGAAAGACACCAGCACGGGCCGCCTCTACGGCGTCGGCCTCGGCCCCGGCGACCCGGACCTGATGACGCTCCGGGCGGTCCGGGCGATCGGCGAGGCGGACGTGATCGCGTACCACAGCGCCCGCCACGGCCGTTCGATCGCCCGCTCCATCGCCGCCGCGCACCTGCGGCCCGACCACATCGAGGAGCCCCTGGTCTACCCGGTCACGACGGAGACCACGGACCATCCCGGCGGCTACCGGGGCGCGCTGGAGGAGTTCTACGAGAAGGCCGCGGCCCGGCTCGCGGCGCACCTGGACGCGGGCCGGACGGTGGCGGTCCTCGCCGAGGGCGACCCGATGTTCTACGGCTCGTACATGCACATGCACAAGCGGCTGGCCGACCGGTACGCCACCGACGTCATCCCCGGCGTCACGTCGGTGAGCGCGGCGGCGGCCCGCCTCGGCACCCCGCTGGTGGAGGGCGAGGAGATCCTCACGATCCTCCCCGGCACGCTCCCGGAGGAGGAGCTGACGGCCCGTCTCGCGGCGACGGACACGGCGGTGGTGATGAAGCTGGGGCGTACGTTCCCGGCGGTGCGCGGGGCGTTCGAGGCGTCGGGGCGGCTGGCGGAGGCGCGGTACGTGGAGCGGGCGACCATGGCCGGGGAGCGCACGGGCGACCTCGCGGACATCGACCCCGCATCCGTCCCGTACTTCTCGGTGGCGGTGCTGCCGAGCCGTATCGACGCGCCGCGCCCCTCCGGGCGGCCGGGCTCCGGTGAGGTGGCCGTCGTGGGCACCGGCCCGGCGGGCCCGCTGTGGCTGACCCCGGAGACGCGGGGCGCTCTGGCGGCGGCCGACGCCCTGGTCGGGTACACGACCTACCTGGACCGGGTCCCGGTCCGCCCCGGCCAGGCGCGGCACGGCTCGGACAACAAGGTGGAGTCGGAGCGGGCGGAGTTCGCGCTGGACCTGGCCCGCCGGGGCCACCGGGTCGCGGTGGTCTCGGGCGGCGACCCGGGGGTCTTCGCGATGGCGACGGCGGTGCTGGAGGTGGCCTCGCAGGAGGAGTACGCGGAGATTCCCGTACGGGTCCTGCCGGGGGTCACCGCGGCCAACGCGGCGGCGGCGCGCGCCGGCGCACCGCTGGGCCACGACTACGCCACGATCTCCCTCTCGGACCGCCTCAAACCGTGGGAGGTCATCGCGGAACGCCTCCGCGCGGCGGCCTCGGCGGACCTGGTGCTGGCGCTCTACAACCCGGGCTCCAAGTCCCGTACGTGGCAGGTGGCCAAGGCCCGCGACCTTCTCCTGGAGCACCGCTCTCCGGACACCCCGGTCGTGCTGGCACGGGACGTGGGCGGCCCGACGGAGAGCGTCCGTACGGTGCGGCTGGCCGATGTCGACCCGGCGGAGGTGGACATGCGGACGCTGCTGATCGTGGGCTCGTCGCAGACGCGGTGGGTGCGGCGGGGTGAGTCGGGCAGCTCCATCGTGTGGACCCCGCGCCGCTACCCGGAGCCCGCGGAGCCCTCCGCGTAA
- the cobH gene encoding precorrin-8X methylmutase (catalyzes the interconversion of precorrin-8X and hydrogenobyrinate): MHQYEKDGPAIYRQSFATIRAEADLAGLPADVSQVAVRMIHACGMVDLVRDLVFSPDVVADARAALRSGAPILCDVAMVASGVTRKRLPADNDVVCTLSDPSVPELAAKMGTTRSAAALELWRDRLEGAVVAVGNAPTALFRLLEMIEEGAPRPAAVIGVPVGFVGAMESKEALAEHPSGLEHLIIRGRRGGSAIAAAALNAIASEEE, encoded by the coding sequence GAGAAGGACGGACCGGCGATCTACCGCCAGTCCTTCGCCACCATCCGCGCGGAGGCGGATCTCGCCGGGCTGCCCGCCGACGTGAGCCAGGTCGCCGTCCGGATGATCCACGCCTGCGGGATGGTCGACCTCGTACGCGATCTCGTCTTCTCGCCGGACGTCGTGGCCGACGCCCGCGCCGCCCTGCGCTCCGGCGCACCGATCCTCTGCGATGTGGCGATGGTGGCCAGCGGGGTCACCCGCAAGCGGCTGCCCGCGGACAACGACGTGGTGTGCACGCTCTCCGACCCGTCCGTGCCGGAGCTGGCCGCGAAGATGGGAACCACGCGGAGTGCGGCGGCCCTGGAGCTGTGGCGGGACCGGCTGGAGGGGGCGGTGGTCGCGGTCGGCAACGCGCCGACGGCCCTGTTCCGGCTGCTGGAGATGATCGAGGAGGGCGCCCCGCGCCCGGCCGCCGTCATCGGCGTCCCGGTCGGCTTCGTCGGCGCGATGGAGTCGAAGGAGGCCCTGGCCGAACACCCGTCGGGCCTGGAGCACCTGATCATCCGGGGCAGGCGCGGCGGCAGCGCGATAGCGGCGGCGGCGCTCAACGCCATCGCGAGCGAGGAAGAGTAG